A window of Pedococcus badiiscoriae genomic DNA:
GGTGACAAAGGCCTCCGGCGCGTCGATGCCCTCGACAGCCTGGTAGGCCTTGCGGATCCAGTGGAAGGTCGCCGTGTCCGCGCCGCGGTTGTGCAGGGTCCACACCTGCCCCGGCGGGATGAATGCGTAGCCGCCCTCCGCCAGCTCATGGGTGGCCTCGCCGAGGGTCAGGGTCAGGCCGCCTGCCACGACGAACAGCACCCCTTCGGCCCGAGGGTCGAGCTCCGGCTTGTCGGACCCACCGCCGGGCGAGACCTCGACGACGTACTGGGAGAAGGTCTCCGAGAACCCGGACAGTGGTCGGGCGATGACCCACAGCCTGGTCTTGTCCCAGAACGGCAGGAGGCTGGTGACGATGTCGGTCATCGTCCCCCGCGGCAGGACGGCGTAGGCCTCGGTGAACACCGCACGGTCCGTGGTCAGCTGGGTCTGCGGCGGCAGACCTCCGGCGGGGACGGCGTAGTGAGGAGTGGTGGTGGGGGTCGTCGTGTCCCGGGGCGTCGTCATGACTGTCCTCTCGTCAGGAGCCGACCGCGCGGGTCGGCCTCGATGTCGACCGGTATGCCGTGCAGCCAGGTCTGGCGCACCGCCCCGGTGAGCGTGCGGCCGGTATACGCCGACACGGGGTTCTTGTGCCGCAGGGAGGCGACGTCGACGGTGAACGACTCGTCGGGCGCGAACACGACGAGGTCCGCGGTCGCGCCGACGGAGATCCGCCCGCGCTCGAACAGCCCCACCTGGTCGGCCGGTCCCTCGCCCATCCAGCGCACGACGTCGGCGAGTGAGTGTCCTCGCGAGCGCGCCTCGGTCCACACCGCGGGCAGGCCGAGCTGGAGCCCGGCGATGCCACCCCATGCCTCGCCGAAGTCTCCGGAGTCGAACTTCTTGAGGTCCTCGGTGCACGGCGAGTGGTCCGACACGATGGTGCGGATCACGCCGTCCTCGAGACCCGCCCAGAGCCGGTCCTGGTTGTCGTGCTCGCGGATCGGAGGGCAGCACTTGAACTGCGTCGCACCGTCGGGGATCTGCTCCGCGTCGAGCGTGAGGTAGTGCGGGCAGGTCTCGACCGACAGCCGCAGC
This region includes:
- a CDS encoding bifunctional allantoicase/(S)-ureidoglycine aminohydrolase; its protein translation is MTTPRDTTTPTTTPHYAVPAGGLPPQTQLTTDRAVFTEAYAVLPRGTMTDIVTSLLPFWDKTRLWVIARPLSGFSETFSQYVVEVSPGGGSDKPELDPRAEGVLFVVAGGLTLTLGEATHELAEGGYAFIPPGQVWTLHNRGADTATFHWIRKAYQAVEGIDAPEAFVTNESDVVPGEMPGTNGAWTTQRFADPTDIRHDMHVNIVNFQPGGAIPFPETHVMEHGLYVLEGKAMYLLNDDWVEVQAGDFMWLRAFCPQACYAGGPGRFRYLLYKDVNRHAVLSRQLL